The stretch of DNA AAGAAGAACAAGATAATTTGATTTCTTTTGGTTCAACTGCTCATGTCGCGCGATTACTGGATTTGCCAGTATTGTTAGTTATAGATTGTAGCAGTTTGTCTGGTTCTGTGGCTGCGATCGCGCACGGATATCGTAGTTTCGATCCAAAACTGAAGTTCGCTGGCGTTGTATTAAATCGAGTTGGTAGCGATCGCCATTTAGAACTACTCAAAGATGCTCTAGAACCTCTAAGTTTACCCGTTTTAGGCGTTTTGCGCCGTCAAGACAATATCACTATCCCAGATCGGCACTTGGGTTTAGTCCCTACTGAAGAATTGAGTAATCTTAATTCCTTGGTTGATAAAATGGCTGATTTAGCTGCTGTTTGCTTTGACTGGAAGCAACTTTTACCTCTGTTAGCTGCACCCACAAATTTGGGGGATGAGGGGTCTGAGCAACTTTTATATATGCACAGTCTCCCTACTGTCAATGTAACTTCTTCGCCAGAATTTGTCAAGGGGGGAAAGCAAAAAAAATTGGTGCGAATTGGAGTTGCTCGCGATCGCGCTTTTAGCTTCTATTATCAGGACAATTTAGACTTACTACAAGAACTTGGTGCTGAATTAGTGTTCTGGAGTCCTCTAACAGATAATCAACTTCCCGATAACATCCAAGGATTATATTTTGGCGGCGGTTTCCCCGAAGTTTTTGCCCAAGAATTGAGCAATAATTTGCAAGTTCGCGATGCTGTCAAAGCTGCTACTGTTGCTGGAATGCCAACTTATGCCGAGTGCGGTGGCTTAATGTATTTGTGCAATTCTATTGTAGATTTTGACGGCAATTCTTGGCAAATGGTAGGGATTTTGCCGACATCAGCGGTAATGGGGAAAAAGTTAACATTGGGATATCAGGAAGCAATTGCTTTACAAGCAAGTCCGCTGTTATCTACAGGGATGAAAGTTTGCGGACACGAGTTCCATCGATCGTCTTTAACCATAGAACCTAATATGCCTCTTTATCAAATGTGGCGTTATGGTAAGTTCGGAGAAAGTGCGGCGGTTGCTGAAGGATGGCAAGTTTATCAAGTTCACGCTTCTTATCTCCATCTTCATTGGGGAGGAAACAGAGATATTCCAGCACATTTTTTAGAGCAGTGTTCTAATTTCAATATGGGTAAAATTTACCGTTGATTTATTATGAATTGACAAAATAAGATGTGGATAATGAACCTGCTAAAAGCTCAAGCCAGGTTTTTTATTTGACAAACAACATCTAAAGGTGTTAGAATTATGAACCAAGCTCCTATTCCCGATCAAACTCCAAGAAATTTGCAAGAGCAACTGCTCATAGAAGATGCTAAAGCTGGCAATTGCAGAGCAATTATAGGCGGGCCAGACGATATGCTAGGGGATGCGTCTAGGCTTGTGGCAATTTACGGTGGTAATCCTGAAGATTGGTATAAAATGACCAGTAATCAAGCTGTGATGATTAATGGAGCATCGGTACAAGTACACTGGTTTCAAAATAGTCAAGTTCAGCAACAAGTTGAACTCAAGTTTAAGCGACAATACCCTAAAACAGCACCCAAGAATTTGTAGGTAGTAAGGTTATGAAAGTTAGGTGTATAGCGAATACAGGTGAATTTCTTCCTGGCAATTATCTCGATCCGGCAAGAGGTTACACAAGAGAGCTTGAGTTGCCTTTGACTGTGGGTAAGGAATATATTGTTTATGCTATGCGAGAATGGCAAGGAATTTTTTGGTACTATATCTGCGATGATAACTACAGCTATTATCCTATTCAAACTCCTGCACCATTATTTGAGGTTGTTGATAACAGAGTCTCTAAGTATTGGCGTTTGATGTTTTACCCGAATGGTGTGTTAAGAATAGCTTTTGAACAATGGTTTGCCGATCCTGATTTTTACGATAAACTGACGGATCAGGAAGAAGCAGAAGTTTTGATTTTCGAGAAGGTTAAAGAGTTGATGGATGCTGAGGCTTTATCTTTGCCTTCTCTGGATATAACTGAGGAGCAGATGGATCAGAATGTGCGGGAAATTGTTAATGTGTAAATGGGATAAAGAGCGGTTATCGCTAGACTGGTTCGCTACTTTACTTGACTAGCGAGACAAAAAAATGCTAATGTTGTGATGCTGAGGCAAGCCCCACTTAATTATGAGTGAAGAATTTTACCGCTTAATGAGTGATGATGTTTTGTTGTTTGATGCAGATACCTTTACAGGAGGGAAATTCAAGGAGTTAATAAAAACAGAATTTTTCTCTCGTTTTTTGGAGTGGTATAAATATACATCAGCATATAGAGTTAAATCTGATTTATGTAGTTTATCATTTCCGCCTGTTTCGTTGCGTTTTAACGATATTCACTTGAAATCTGTACCGATAGAGTGTAAGCTTTTGAAAGTTGGTGGAGTTCAAGGGTGGGAAGAAGGTAAAATCAGAATATCAACTTCTATACAAGAGCCAGAAAAAAACAAAGCTGTTATTCAAATTGATTTAGAATTCTTTCCAGACAAGCCAGATGAATCTCTATCTATCTTAGATGAATTGGATGAAATCAGACAATCCGAGGAATACAAAAAATTAAGTAACCCCGAAGTAAAAGAGGATAACTAAACCATGAATAATATAGAAGAATACGTCGATCGCACAGCCGAACTAATCCAACTACCGTTAAACCCCGAACACCGTCCCGGTACGATCGCTAATTTTGAAAGAATAACCGCGATCGCACAAATTGTTACAGAATTTAGCTTACCAGAGGAAATAGAATCTGCACCAGTGTTTGAGCCTTGATTTTTTAACCGCAGATGAGCCCAGATATGTCAAACCCAGATGATGCCGTCGCTACAGCAGAAGCCATTAAAACCGGTAAAATCACAGCTAAAGCAGTCGTAACAGCCGCTTTAGAACGCATTA from Kamptonema formosum PCC 6407 encodes:
- a CDS encoding cobyrinate a,c-diamide synthase; the encoded protein is MALVIAGERSGTGKTTIAIAILAFLIRRSLKVQSFKVGPDYIDPMFHSSITGRPCRNLDPVITSESYVRQCFTRHSQDAEFALVEGVMGLFDGVPRRKKEEGRRKKEEEQDNLISFGSTAHVARLLDLPVLLVIDCSSLSGSVAAIAHGYRSFDPKLKFAGVVLNRVGSDRHLELLKDALEPLSLPVLGVLRRQDNITIPDRHLGLVPTEELSNLNSLVDKMADLAAVCFDWKQLLPLLAAPTNLGDEGSEQLLYMHSLPTVNVTSSPEFVKGGKQKKLVRIGVARDRAFSFYYQDNLDLLQELGAELVFWSPLTDNQLPDNIQGLYFGGGFPEVFAQELSNNLQVRDAVKAATVAGMPTYAECGGLMYLCNSIVDFDGNSWQMVGILPTSAVMGKKLTLGYQEAIALQASPLLSTGMKVCGHEFHRSSLTIEPNMPLYQMWRYGKFGESAAVAEGWQVYQVHASYLHLHWGGNRDIPAHFLEQCSNFNMGKIYR
- a CDS encoding KGK domain-containing protein, whose amino-acid sequence is MSEEFYRLMSDDVLLFDADTFTGGKFKELIKTEFFSRFLEWYKYTSAYRVKSDLCSLSFPPVSLRFNDIHLKSVPIECKLLKVGGVQGWEEGKIRISTSIQEPEKNKAVIQIDLEFFPDKPDESLSILDELDEIRQSEEYKKLSNPEVKEDN
- a CDS encoding DUF4089 domain-containing protein, with product MNNIEEYVDRTAELIQLPLNPEHRPGTIANFERITAIAQIVTEFSLPEEIESAPVFEP